In Toxoplasma gondii ME49 chromosome X, whole genome shotgun sequence, a single genomic region encodes these proteins:
- a CDS encoding beta-ketoacyl synthase, N-terminal domain-containing protein (encoded by transcript TGME49_236990): protein MTEAATPQNVTSPADLSKQNVSFRPGVNAVEFVSGYSHAGSVVCSLPSPIFFNKASSSNGNCESNASTASSSAALGTEASSNVRTGTVLIFDCGSGNTWQHLRQWLSDEGASHIVVVHACAEEGADTLGVKTLHPSRVNGGQGCSQTLIKEVKCRPHHPEEVVELFKLLKEGLHFPLVRGIFYILGEKLDSLLANQTTSSVHDMMKTASGAWSIHHALGQLGMEADLDFFIFFSSISALFGSISQSISAAVHASLDALAYYRRHLGLAATSIQWAPWADGSSATSPQIVRHWLEKGGVSSVRNPLAAVSAILKNHTAIGAVVACFHADPTIMHEMGETDQECTFLSSGPAANTRDSTSGNVKVRTNPVKSRVFQNVSPSTDTCGENHKDELLVILTQLVRREVIEIASCYVFFEGNNLSTDESLVDLGLDSLSAVELRHTLQQRFCVNIEPTFLQANATIDSISALLVTHVATSLTGALPVLPLSCPGLASAVDDCALVSLALRLPGRCDSLDAFWASLQSDSGYCRPGASEACDQCFMHRAGSGELPAESQSIGTNLDARKGFCWLSNRDAFDSHFFGISFTEALATDPCHRLLLEATYEALCKLNTEQQSGTSGTPIAVFATSSSTQMRASLPSYTKPASSQNTQDNNGCLAASFLSYHLNLTGLAVPIDGSDSASLIALDLGREHLRGTDSVCQAVVVAAGSLLPICSHGWPSACTSPTIRRFRGRDDYAFPDRETYAVPRGEGIVSVVLQRLSVARENGNSPMAILKGISLIRMGRGERPIPSQWRTADVKLRRKTIVEALKMSRVEPRTVAVLETDGLTGSQAEDAYTVEAMADIFGPRHLAESCSPLVIGNASLHIGQAREASGLATLAKLVLMLERGYAPPIPRLRRLHPDVKRGILPSGFVMFPCKKMDLLAFRQHPDHVYGPNEKRDQKEGRPLIGCVSSLGSDKTSGCFIVESSPRRHGRTSDTRVSLERAVPLAGTKDACSHNYLHVRSTDGSESEIRGDDRAVWLFCDDLWGLQSVGRGLYCSDPAFAALLEQAERVLGNRIPQPLSCLLYPSTTAEFQKAEDALAFPRIAAFVLFSLQWALATCLRHQEGEPTAVMGLGVGEIAAAAVAGILSLEDAVELLELLSSETRTCDNRNKPMPGGNVNSGGLFDRGNSGTGGCGVAQDCKSPWVLCGLNKTPTSESAALEFSVLESRRGSSSRKSSETPTSNTTPHNRDVFQERFSRKPRRATCPSPIIRHAWEKVAHGNPENDEEAELECPSSQSRRANCPSPAIQHACEETAHGNHANDGEADLLMDLFRFRPEPSEPLGQVTARIALRNATCLFISTVSGRLATDTLIRAAEYWDPLVPKTQRVHRAVETAVQVAKTAKLVCIGCSAQDGVHLSVGLPSVHPISPSPLRIFCFTGSSPSPQLLAPCESASGSSPRVAVVEHHGADSNLGGGAPWWKHLLFRLPQLEGFPSGCSASTRLLADRLVADVPTPDNHMINNPQTAAVQGAGETLGTLREGSSGEGEDGEKGYRSESVNTQHPVYKVYRRCSEPELHESELSLLCSDTVCQPSLEKTVELFIGTGLEQQGKLSTVSSSWLVFSDIVAPSPISLYSTLAFQNEDGEQRFCTLNVASQVATVYAEKVKTQVCSIIIECKRGFKPPREIARCYFVKNQTAVGKHEPAVSSLSRIRWLPATKLPEGWLRTRRPHVWPCKIKVTKAACPLPTRRVDLQEIYWGKRHILCRFRMPRNPPRDGVEKSTQLIAILARLVTVSVGVAATCVLHETETSGRYSHSHPGPQVEDDQKTHMDALWVCPYVPFSECWCVIRHRRNGSSIKEGKGRDWETCDVEIFSENGTAVAVVLGFGIQSHALSMRMMGGRGNDGDSSVSTTVCVA from the coding sequence ATGACCGAGGCAGCGACCCCACAAAACGTGACCAGCCCAGCGGACCTCAGCAAGCAAAACGTATCTTTCAGACCAGGTGTCAATGCGGTGGAATTCGTTTCCGGTTACTCTCATGCGGGGAGTGTTGTTTGTAGCCTGCCGAGCCCTATTTTTTTCAACAAGGCATCCTCAAGCAACGGAAACTGTGAGTCTAATGCCTCGACTGCCTCCTCGAGTGCAGCTCTCGGGACCGAAGCATCGTCTAACGTCCGAACAGGAACCGTGCTAATCTTTGACTGCGGATCGGGCAACACATGGCAACATCTTAGACAGTGGCTTTCAGATGAAGGTGCTTCGCACATTGTTGTTGTTCACGCGTGtgctgaagaaggcgctgATACACTAGGGGTGAAAACTCTTCATCCCTCCCGTGTGAATGGCGGCCAAGGATGTTCGCAGACTCTGATTAAGGAGGTGAAATGCCGGCCACATCACCCTGAAGAAGTTGTCGAGTTGTTTAAGTTGTTGAAAGAAGGTCTGCATTTCCCTCTCGTTCGAGGCATTTTCTATATTCTGGGAGAGAAGCTTGACAGCCTTTTAGCGAACCAAACAACTAGCTCGGTACATGACATGATGAAGACGGCCTCAGGGGCGTGGTCGATCCATCATGCTTTGGGCCAGCTCGGCATGGAGGCTGATTTAGatttttttatttttttctccagcatTTCAGCCCTCTTTGGCAGCATCAGCCAATCAATATCAGCTGCAGTTCATGCGTCTCTAGACGCACTGGCGTACTACAGGCGGCATCTTGGCCTTGCTGCTACGAGCATTCAGTGGGCGCCTTGGGCCGATGGATCAAGCGCGACTTCACCACAAATCGTTCGTCATTGGCTAGAAAAAGGTGGCGTTTCTAGTGTTCGAAATCCTCTAGCTGCTGTGAGTGCGATTCTGAAGAATCACACTGCCATCGGGGCTGTCGTTGCCTGCTTCCACGCTGATCCCACCATCATGCACGAAATGGGAGAGACCGACCAAGAATGtacttttctttcctcgggGCCAGCGGCAAATACAAGGGATTCAACCTCTGGCAATGTTAAAGTGAGGACAAATCCGGTCAAATCCCGAGTTTTCCAAAATGTGTCCCCATCAACGGACACTTGTGGGGAAAACCACAAGGACGAACTTTTGGTGATACTGACGCAGTTGGTTAGGAGGGAGGTCATAGAGATTGCCTCTTGCTACGTTTTCTTCGAGGGCAACAACTTATCTACCGACGAGTCACTTGTCGACCTTGGTCTTGATTCTCTCTCAGCTGTGGAGCTTCGGCACACGCTGCAGCAGCGATTCTGCGTTAACATAGAACCGACCTTCCTTCAGGCGAATGCAACAATTGATAGCATTTCGGCGTTGCTTGTAACACATGTGGCTACCTCTCTGACGGGCGCTCTCCCCGTATTGCCACTGTCTTGCCCTGGTCTTGCAAGTGCGGTAGATGACTGCGCGCTTGTCAGCTTGGCGCTCAGACTTCCCGGGCGCTGTGACTCCCTGGACGCTTTTTGGGCGTCTCTACAAAGCGATTCCGGCTATTGCAGGCCGGGGGCTTCGGAGGCCTGTGATCAATGCTTCATGCATCGTGCGGGAAGTGGCGAGCTTCCTGCGGAGTCGCAATCTATTGGCACCAATCTCGATGCCAGGAAAGGCTTCTGTTGGCTGAGCAACCGTGACGCATTCGACAGTCATTTCTTCGGCATATCTTTCACAGAAGCTTTGGCCACAGACCCCTGTCACAGATTGCTTTTGGAGGCAACGTACGAAGCTTTGTGCAAACTGAACACAGAACAGCAGTCGGGCACGTCCGGTACGCCAATTGCTGTTTTCGCTACATCTTCATCTACCCAAATGCGAGCCTCTCTCCCATCGTACACTAAACCAGCGAGTTCTCAAAATACGCAGGACAATAACGGATGCTTAGCCGCGAGTTTTCTGTCCTACCATCTGAATCTGACTGGCTTGGCCGTGCCCATTGATGGCAGTGACAGCGCGTCACTGATTGCACTTGATCTCGGAAGGGAACACCTACGAGGGACGGATTCCGTGTGTCAAGCAGTTGTCGTCGCAGCAGGGTCACTGCTCCCCATTTGCTCGCATGGTTGGCCGTCTGCATGTACCAGTCCCACAATACGTCGTTTTCGAGGCCGTGACGACTATGCGTTCCCTGACAGAGAAACATATGCTGTGCCTCGGGGCGAAGGCATCGTTTCCGTTGTTTTGCAGCGTTTGTCCGTAGCTCGAGAAAATGGGAACAGTCCAATGGCCATATTGAAGGGTATTTCTTTAATTCGTAtgggaagaggagagagacctATTCCATCACAGTGGAGAACGGCAGACGTAAAGCTACGACGCAAGACGATCGTGGAGGCTCTCAAGATGAGCAGAGTTGAGCCAAGGACTGTGGCTGTATTGGAAACCGACGGGTTGACAGGATCTCAGGCGGAAGATGCCTACACGGTGGAGGCAATGGCTGACATCTTCGGTCCTAGACATCTCGCCGAGTCGTGTTCTCCCCTTGTTATCGGAAACGCCAGTTTGCATATAGGACAAGCAAGGGAAGCCTCTGGCCTTGCGACTCTAGCCAAATTAGTCTTGATGTTGGAGCGTGGATACGCTCCACCTATTCCACGTCTTCGACGTCTGCATCCCGATGTCAAAAGAGGAATCCTGCCCTCTGGATTTGTGATGTTCCCATGCAAGAAGATGgaccttctcgcttttcgtcAGCACCCGGATCACGTATACGGACCGAACGAGAAAAGGGACCAGAAAGAAGGCCGTCCTTTAATTGGATGTGTCAGCTCTCTCGGATCCGACAAAACATCAGGTTGCTTCATTGTGGAATCTTCTCCCAGACGACACGGGCGCACATCGGACACAAGGGTCTCCTTGGAGCGTGCGGTGCCGTTAGCCGGTACGAAGGACGCTTGCTCCCACAATTATCTTCACGTACGGTCAACCGATGGTTCTGAAAGCGAAATACGAGGAGACGACCGGGCGGTCTGGCTATTTTGCGACGACTTATGGGGACTGCAGTCAGTGGGACGAGGTCTCTACTGTTCGGACCCCGCCTTTGCCGCACTTTTGGAGCAAGCTGAACGTGTGTTAGGAAACCGTATCCCACAGCCTTTGAGCTGCCTGCTATACCCATCCACAACTGCAGAGTTTCAAAAGGCTGAGGACGCTTTAGCATTCCCACGCATAGCAGCGTTTGTGCTCTTCAGCCTTCAGTGGGCGCTCGCAACCTGCCTGCGGCACCAAGAAGGGGAGCCTACTGCAGTCATGGGGCTTGGAGTTGGTGAGattgctgcagctgctgtaGCCGGTATTCTGTCTCTTGAAGATGCAGTTGAACTCTTAgagcttctttcttctgaaaCTCGTACCTGTGACAATCGCAACAAACCCATGCCAGGAGGAAACGTGAACTCGGGCGGCCTTTTCGACAGAGGCAACAGCGGAACTGGTGGATGTGGTGTGGCGCAAGATTGCAAAAGTCCCTGGGTGCTGTGTGGGTTAAATAAGACCCCCACGAGTGAATCGGCCGCCCTTGAATTTTCGGTTCTCGAGTCTAGGCGAGGTTCATCGTCGCGGAAAAGCTCAGAAACACCGACCTCTAACACCACCCCTCATAATAGAGACGTTTTCCAAGAGCGTTTTTCAAGGAAACCACGGCGTGCAACTTGTCCAAGTCCGATCATTCGGCATGCGTGGGAAAAGGTCGCTCATGGTAACCCTGAAAatgacgaagaagccgaacTGGAGTGTCCCTCCAGCCAATCACGGCGTGCAAATTGTCCAAGCCCGGCCATTCAGCATGCGTGCGAAGAGACCGCTCATGGGAACCATGCAAATGACGGAGAAGCGGATCTCCTGATGGATTTATTTAGATTTCGCCCAGAGCCGAGCGAACCGCTGGGACAAGTTACTGCGCGAATCGCGTTGCGTAACGCTACATGCCTATTTATTTCTACTGTCTCCGGTCGGTTAGCAACGGATACTCTAATAAGAGCAGCCGAATATTGGGATCCTCTCGTACCGAAAACGCAGCGAGTTCACCGTGCAGTGGAAACCGCCGTACAGGTGGCGAAAACCGCAAAACTAGTCTGCATTGGTTGCTCTGCCCAAGATGGCGTACATCTGTCGGTCGGCTTGCCCTCGGTCCATCCCATTAGTCCCTCACCATTACGAATATTTTGTTTCACAGGAAGCTCCCCCTCACCACAGCTTCTTGCCCCCTGTGAATCAGCAAGCGGGTCCTCCCCTCGAGTTGCTGTTGTCGAGCATCATGGAGCTGACTCAAATTTGGGGGGAGGAGCACCGTGGTGGAAGCATTTATTGTTCCGTCTCCCTCAACTCGAGGGGTTCCCTAGTGGTTGCTCTGCAAGCACGCGATTACTTGCAGATCGCCTTGTTGCTGACGTGCCAACTCCTGACAACCATATGATTAACAACCCGCAGACGGCGGCGGTACAGGGGGCAGGAGAGACTCTTGGAACATTGCGTGAAGGTTCAtctggagagggagaagatggtGAGAAAGGCTACAGGAGCGAATCTGTAAACACTCAGCACCCCGTTTACAAAGTCTACAGACGCTGCAGCGAACCGGAACTGCACGAGTCTGAGCTGTCACTCTTATGTTCCGATACGGTGTGCCAACCGAGCCTGGAAAAAACAGTGGAGCTGTTCATTGGTACAGGACTCGAGCAGCAAGGCAAACTCTCGACCGTTTCCAGCAGTTGGCTGGTGTTTTCTGATATTGTTGCACCTTCGCCGATTTCGTTGTATTCTACTCTCGCTTTCCAAAATGAAGATGGGGAGCAGCGTTTTTGCACGTTGAACGTAGCCTCCCAAGTGGCGACGGTCTACGCAGAAAAAGTCAAAACACAGGTTTGCTCAATAATAATAGAGTGCAAACGAGGCTTCAAGCCTCCACGTGAGATTGCCAGATGCTACTTCGTCAAAAATCAAACAGCGGTGGGAAAACACGAACCCGCTGTCTCATCTCTTTCTCGGATCCGGTGGCTGCCAGCTACAAAACTTCCAGAAGGGTGGCTTCGCACGCGCCGTCCTCATGTTTGGCCGTGCAAGATTAAAGTCACCAAAGCCGCCTGCCCTTTGCCTACGAGAAGGGTCGATCTTCAAGAGATTTACTGGGGGAAACGGCACATTCTGTGTCGTTTTCGAATGCCACGGAACCCCCCTAGAGATGGTGTTGAGAAAAGTACACAACTAATCGCCATATTGGCTCGGCTGGTGACAGTAAGTGTTGGTGTAGCTGCAACATGTGTCCTCCATGAGACTGAGACCTCAGGACGCTATTCACACAGCCACCCAGGCCCCCAGGTAGAAGACGACCAGAAGACTCATATGGATGCTTTATGGGTTTGCCCATATGTCCCTTTCAGTGAATGCTGGTGTGTGATACGACATCGCAGAAATGGAAGCAGCATCaaggaaggcaaagggagAGACTGGGAGACGTGCGACGTAGAGATATTCAGTGAGAACGGCACCGCGGTAGCTGTGGTCCTCGGCTTTGGGATTCAAAGCCACGCTCTAAGCATGCGCATGAtgggaggaagagggaacgATGGAGACAGCTCAGTTAGTACGACTGTTTGTGTTGCATAA